The nucleotide window TCCTCGCGAGCAACGCTAGGGTCGATTTCGTAATCACCCTCTCTAGGAGAAAAGAACTGCTTGACCAGGTTACAGCGGGAGATGTGTGGCGGTTGTTCCAGTAGACTTTTAACGTAAGAGTCAAGGTTGTGGCGGCGGCCTTCCGTAATCGCATCAGTCACGTAATTAACAGGACCGGGCATGTAGGGTAGCGTCCGCTGCTTGCCGCCTGTAGTTCCAGCTTCAAGAGGGAACTCGGTTAGGAGCGCGATTTGGAAGTCGTAGAAATCCTCGTAGTATCGCGAAAGTTCGAAGCATCGACCATCCTCCAGTTCGGCTTCAATAACAAACCAGTACTTGTCCTCGGCAAAGCAGTACCTCGGAACCCTGGCTGCGATGGGTGCGTATAGTGTCGAGGTTGGCCTCGAATAGGATTGTCCTTGAGCCTGTATCTGTTGCTGCAAAGACCTGTTAGTACAAACACGCACGCAAAGTAAGTGGACAGAATACACGTACCTGGGTATGAGTAGTCTGCTGGCTCAACCGGGCGCTTCCTTGCAAAGTTAAGCGGTTCATGGCCTGGTCAAGTGGTGGTtggccaccaccgccaccaccaacatcgaACTTGCCGAGCGTTATGCTCGAGTTCTTATATTCCGcagccatcttcttccactcctcGACCTTTGGAATCCCAGCTTTTCGTATGGCATCATGGGGGTTCGGGACAGGGGTGTTACTCGCCATGTCCCGGATCTCAACAAAGGATACGGGAATCAGACCCGGGCCGCCAAGTCTTCCGATGGGCTTAGCCACGAACCATTCGGGGTTCGACTGGGCAATGACAATGATGGCCTCGCCCTGCTTGGCTTCCAATTCGTCTGCCCGTTCGGCTTGGAAATCGTACAAAACGACACCATAAACCATGGCTCCATTCTTGCCAGGCGTTTTCGACATCCGATTCGCGGCGTTTGCTCCAGGAGGCGAGGCCGCCGAGCCTTCGCCGTATCCAGAATCACTATCTACGGTCTTCAAACCCAGTGAACCGGTTTGAGACTGGCCGCTATCGCGTTCCGTACGTCCAAGGGCCTGGAAATAAGCGACGGGCACGAGACCACGAGCGTCTGGTAGCGCAGGGTTGCACGCCTCATACCACTCTGGGTCATTTTCACGACCGATGACATGGAAGAAATCGCCGCGTGAAAAGCTAAGCTCCTGTGCATTTTGTGCTTCGTAATCGTAGAGAGCTTTTATAACCTGTGATAACAAGTTTAGCCTAAGCGCCTTGTGGCTGACACCTTGTTACGAGACATACCTTCTTTGGAGGGACGATGGCGACGGCAGATTTCGGTTGAATAGTAATATGAGGTTTGGAGTCCTTCTCTCCACCCTTGATGGACCTTCGTAGAGCCTTAAAACCGCGTGACATTGTTAGTTGCCAGAACGACGAAACCGCAGTATTGAAATGAGTAGTCCGACGAGGCCAAGAAAATTCGAGAGGTGCTGTGGGTGTAGATGGAGCAGACACTAAGAAAAAGGATTCTTCCGGTTCACGCAAGCTGTATTGCATCGTGACGAATTGGCCAAGGCAAGAACGCCTATGTGATGGTGTATGAATACCTGAGCCGTAGCCCGATCCTATCTCTCATGTCCCCAATAGCAGTGAAGCCTCTGCTATACAATCACGAGGGCTGTTTCCTGGGGAACGAGCAAAAACGATCGgactgaagaggaggagggacggggaagggaagagagaggggaTGGCAGAGCACAGAACAGCGGGGAATGACGTACCTTCATCTTGTCCGACAGCGATACTCAGACGACTTGTAAGCTATGTGTACACAAACCAAAACCGGAACTATTGTGCTATACACAGAGAGAAACAGGAACGGCTGACGGGGTGAGAGGCGTCAGCAAACAACTTTTGGAGCGGGCGTCCTGGTGTCGGCGTGCGCGGGCAATCGTGGTTGGGGTTACGCCGACTCAAATGACGGACGGCGAGAGGGCTTGCCTAGGATCCCTCTGGGGTTGGTCCTGGGCGGTTCTGCTCgtgtgtgtggtgtgtgtgtgtgtgtgtcgtgGAGGGTGTTGCTAGGTGGAATCTGTGTAACGATCCAAATGTGCCGTATGTATCGGTCGGATGGGAGCCGGGAAAGCAGCGCGGCGATGACGGGAGTGGATATCGCGGACGGGGTCGTTATCTGCTGCACTAGTGTTTGCGACCGTGCGAACGTAAGGGAGACGTAATTTGGAAAGCAGCGGTTGTCCAGCTAATTTCGGCGACCGTTTCGTGTAAAATGGTCGCGCCCCAATACTTCTGTTCCCCAAGTGGATAGCTGACCCCAAGTTCGCTGTCTGGCCGAGTTTGCCTCAATCTTGGCTTTCCGTCTTTGTCTGAGCCTGATCAGGGCCGCCTGGCGTGTGGGCGTGTGGTGTTGATGCAATTCTCTTGTTCCTTTGTTCAGCCGCAATGCCGACTGCCTAGACCCAATGCTCAATGCGCAAGTCCCAGTCCGGCGAGCGCTTCTAGAATGTCTAAGTAGTGGTGGACAATCCGCCGGGAGTTGCGTTGGGTGTTGCGACGAGTGTTGTCGGCGATGATGGACTTGACTGTCGCAGTAGGAAGGTTGGTTGTCGAGAGTTGGAACTGGTGATGAGTGAACGAAGCGAGCGAACGGGCAGGTGGGAATGGAAACTGGAAACTGCACGGTGGCGGGGAAGGATCAGGATCAGGTGGGATATATGGCCTGCGTGCCTTGCGTGCTAGTCCTCGGGACGGGCAGCAATAgcattaaaaaaataataaaaagggaGATAGCAACAGCCCAAAGCCAAGCTTGCAACGGAAGCAGCAAGGGTGATCACCAAGGGTCGGGTCCAGGTGTGTTCTCGCAGAGTGGAAGCCGACAGGgtgtggaggtggtggccgGAGATGGCTCGAAGACGGGCGGGTAGGTGTGATGAAGGTCACAAGCAAGTCACCAGCCTAGCCGAGACGGACGGCATGGAACATGTTGGAAAAACAGCCACTCAGGCTTGCTTATTCGCCTAGTGTCTGTTAGTGTCTGCTAGTTTATGTCCGTGTCCTGACCGTGAAAGGGTGGCTGCCTCTATCTAGCCGTTAGCATCCGCATGACAATCGGCATGACAATGGACGGCCAAGGACCTCGACTTAAGAGGGGAATTGTAGCGTTGCAGCAGCGCAGAGGCCGCGCGGGCAGGTACCTGAAGGCACCCCGGCCTGGTTGATTGGCGCAGTTGCTGCCCTGCATGTTGGTGCAATTGGAGAGCGCCGCCAGGGTTCTCACGTCCAGAGGGACCCACCCTCCCTGGACCTGGCTGTGGTGGATTCGAATTGGCTTTCGTTCTTAGGTACCTCCACTGTTTCTTGGCCGCTCTCGATCTTTGGGATTCCGGACGTGCCCACCGCGATACGACCAGGAACTTTGCGACAAACGAATGAAAGAAGTCGGCCAACGTCAAATCTCAACTGAAACCAACCAGCTTGCTAGTCTTACACGATCTGATCAAAGATGAGCCGCGCGCAATGAGGCCATTGAAAAGCTAAGATTGCTGCTCCCTCAGGTATTCTCCGTTGGTATCTTTGTCGCTGTCATTGCCTGGCCTAAGATATGTGTGCGTGCTAGTGTGCATGATATTGTACATATCTTTGAAGCCACTGCATATGCATCGTGATCGCGCTTGTCATAGCGGAAACTGTGGTTGGTTTGCTGAGTCGAGTCGACAACCAGGGTGTTATGGACACGGTACCTGAGGATTTTTTCTCACTTCTCCAACCTCAACTGAAGGATTGATTGCTTCATTCTCGAGTCTGTTCCGTCACTACCCATCCAAGTGACTTGAaaggcgtcgtcgtcgacaaCAAGTCGATGCTGTGAGGCAGGAATATGCCTGCTGTTAGTGCATCAACTCATACGATGCGTCATGAGATGTTCAAAGCCCACACCTTGTCAATGCATTGACATCGGGCTCCATCATAACGTCGGTGGACTTGAAAGCCGAAGGGGACTCGATAGAATGCAAGGCCTCCAAGACGGTTCACAAGCAACCCCTAGTAGGAAAAAGCCTAGTACTAGCATCACTGGATTGACGCTGACATATGTCCTTCTGATGGCGACTTAGCTCGGGATTTTCAGATCTACCTATGTTTGGCAGATTCATTCTACACAGTCCGAATCTCCTTCATTGGTGCAGCAAAAAGCATCGCGATCAAATTTTAGGTAGATATCGGTTCTCGGTCTCGGGGTATTTCGGATGAAGCTCCGCGGCCTGTGCCTGACTAATCAGaacaacccaacccaacagCGAACAAGGAGCATTGGCGTCTAGACTCGATAGAGACAGCACTGTAACGGCCTGGTAGGGCTCTGCCGCAAAGCTCCCGATTTTGGAATCTGGGCATTAACCGATCCagttttttctttcttttcttattcttttGCTTAACAAATCTCACTTTTTGTCATTTCGGGGTTTCTGTTCGGCCTTTGTATCATGTTCATCTCATTCTGGCCACAACAATAATATGCGAGCTCCTAGAGGGAATCATAAACACGAGAATAGTGCAAGTGGACGGACGTCCTTCGAATACTCAACATCTTCACCCTCTCTATTGGACATGAACAACGCCCAAGAAAAGCCGCCAATTGCCATGTTTTCCATGGCAATGGTTTCAACCCTCTTTCCATTTATCGATGCACGACTTCTACGTACATGCACGAGGTTTGACCAATCGGGATGTGACGCGAGGAGCACACGACGGGCCGGGATGCCCGCTGGCGCACCTGTAAGCAATGAGGCAGCGTGgtatttttcctttttccacATGGTATGGTGTCTATCTTTCGCCTCACCAGCCACCGCTTCAATTCGACCCAAGGTTAAGTTAGCAACTGCATCAAGAAGCAAACGCGTAGCATGGAGGTTCGTCACATCTGCTTGCAATGCGGGCAGAAGTCGAAGGACCCGACCCTTTTCCACCATTGATTATGATGCGCGGCCGATTGTGTTGGCCTCCGGCTCCCCGTACTCTGACTCAAAAGACAACAAGGATGGCATCGATATCGACGGCGCACAATATGACTGTGTTGTGTGCTGGAGCTCACTAAGTACGTTCTTATTTTGCTAACTGTAAGACATGCCCACTCAACCTCCCTGCTCTTAGCATTGTTCCCTTAACGCCAAACACCTGAGTTACCTGTACTAGCATGAAGAaggaacaaagaaaaaaagacaagggACAAATGCAAGCAGTTTTGACACCCCGAGACGCCAAAACCCTATGCTCGCTgacccaaaccaccacccaaaGATGCCGACACCGGAACGCAAGGGATACTGAAAAATTGTTGAATAAGAGAGCGGTGCCTGTAAGGACGCATAGAAGGAGAGCAGGGTGCCACTACAGCACCATAGCAACtaatgctgctgcttccacgTCGCCAAAGGTCACCTCCGCATGACCCTAATGCTTGCTAAAACAAGAGACCCCGTGAGCCGACACGTCGAGATCCTCCGGCAAGACACATTGATCGGGAAAGAAGGGGGTCGATGTGCGAAGACGCCATCTATCATCCTGTCCACCGAGAATGGGTTCCGAAAACGGTGGATATTACGTCTCCATTTTTGAGTAGAGTAGGCAGATTCGAATACTGCACGCCTCAACCACGTTTGAGGTCAATTAGGTTGACCTGATGCTGGCAAATGACATTGAAGAACAGGATCTGCGCCTGTCCTGAAGGAACTAGCTGAAAAGGTAAGTCGGACTGCGTTGCAAGTGGCAACCTGGCGGATCGTGAGGTCGTGAGACGACTCGGGGGAAGAAGTGGTTTTCGTCAGTGTAAGAGCTCCACAAGGCATGACGTGGGCTTCCTCTAACGCATTCCACGTTACTATTCAGGGAGTAACATCGGAATTGACAACGAAGAAACGGAGATAGAAAACCCGTCGGTATTCTCTATCGCCGAAATCCCCCATGAGGTGTTGGCGATAGAAGCCCAGGTCGCAAATGTCGTGGGGTAGGACAGCGACATAGGTCGACGAAGGGCGTGCTATCAATAATATCAAACTACTGCATGACGACGCAAGGGTGCAGATCCCGGTGACCGAGGTGAGAAACTACGAAGGCGGAGATGAAGTAGAAACGTGAGGTCGACAGCCGGTGCTCATGTCTTGAAAGAGTTGGGAACGATGTGGGCGGGTGCGGCGACGATAGGAAATAAGGACTCAGTGCTGTTAGATTTGACCTTTAATGTCAACCCTGGAAAATGCTGCCTTCCTCGGACCCTCGAACAGCTCTTTAGCTTTTCCGGTCAGGAACATAACAGTTCCCTCGCGATCCTCCAATAGATCCTGGCCCTGGTAGTCGAGGATAAATTGGGCAGCATCCGCATCCGACTCAAAGTACAGCTCTTCCGTGACGAAGCGCAGCGGCACATCAGGTTTATACCTAATCGAAGTCAGGAACACATCACAGTACATGGAGGGAACGAAAAGTACATACGCCTTACAGATGTTGCAAAGAGCGGCAAGGCGTTCACGGCCAACGAACATATCCATAAGATATGCACCCATGTTGGGCGTGTCGTTGTAGAGCCGGAAAAAGCGGTGGTAATTGCCAAGTGCCAAAGCGGATCGGACGTCAAGCGCATGCTTTatggcttcttcctccttctctgctGCAGTTAGATCCGCCAGGACGTCGTTTAACGCCGTGCGGTTAGCGGTATGAATGAAATACAAGATACGATACGCCTTGAACTCAATCGACTTCCCCTTGATACCCATTTTGTAGAGGGCCTTGAGCTGGGTTTGACATTGATTATACTCACCGAGGTCCCCCTTCTCCAAGGCAATCCGAGCATGAATTTCGTAGACTTCTACAGTAAACTCATTCTTGATGCGCTGGACTGTCAAGTCCTGACGCATGGATTTGAACTGATCGCAGATGTACGAGTAGTTttgctccttcttccactttctcTTGAGCAGCTCGAGCGTCTGGCGCAGAACCCGCTCTGGTCGGACCACGGACGGAACAGGCGGCGCCGTCAGACGGAGATAGCGCTTCTCCAGGGTCTCGCATGTACCGACAACCGGGCCGTCGCTGGGAGGCGGAGTCGGCTCGCGATATGTCGACTTGTAACCTCCGTCGAAGCGCTTTTGACGTTTCTCCAACTGCTTCTGGAACTTACTTTGTGACTTCGACTGGGCTTCCTCGACTGGAGCTGGGCGTTTATCAGCATTAAATGTAATGCGGTCCTCAAGGCGATTCTGTCCGTTCCGCCAAGGGGGTGCGGCGCCCTCGCTGAAGTCGGTAGacttgcgcttcttggaaCTGGATGGGGAAATGGAAAGGGCCGAGAAA belongs to Neurospora crassa OR74A linkage group IV, whole genome shotgun sequence and includes:
- a CDS encoding MAP kinase activator encodes the protein MKALRRSIKGGEKDSKPHITIQPKSAVAIVPPKKVIKALYDYEAQNAQELSFSRGDFFHVIGRENDPEWYEACNPALPDARGLVPVAYFQALGRTERDSGQSQTGSLGLKTVDSDSGYGEGSAASPPGANAANRMSKTPGKNGAMVYGVVLYDFQAERADELEAKQGEAIIVIAQSNPEWFVAKPIGRLGGPGLIPVSFVEIRDMASNTPVPNPHDAIRKAGIPKVEEWKKMAAEYKNSSITLGKFDVGGGGGGQPPLDQAMNRLTLQGSARLSQQTTHTQQQIQAQGQSYSRPTSTLYAPIAARVPRYCFAEDKYWFVIEAELEDGRCFELSRYYEDFYDFQIALLTEFPLEAGTTGGKQRTLPYMPGPVNYVTDAITEGRRHNLDSYVKSLLEQPPHISRCNLVKQFFSPREGDYEIDPSVAREEYRFSGGSGPSSDSPADGLSLQSTAGNRYSAGLGVPQRQLSIGNGQQIPGPGQASQTSLSPAIMQGGSQMKVKLHFNGDIIAIRVPTDIPFQALHDKILDRLKIPQGEDVQLSYKDDASGEKPPLMNDEDLDIALQRNEKLLVYVE
- a CDS encoding GANP domain-containing protein — protein: MQWSSAQPPPPGTQPPAAYPYSATTAFTPVQVRQTFGQPYSAAPPASYPPPPAYGPLPINPPPATPLHTNPAAPLTAATPTTTQEPAKKKIDWPESVRNYVQRSFQTSNLDPSVTRAEMEAKLKETISYANDQGHMYTVNWEKMPLPQEMIKEERARARALQQASHFSALSISPSSSKKRKSTDFSEGAAPPWRNGQNRLEDRITFNADKRPAPVEEAQSKSQSKFQKQLEKRQKRFDGGYKSTYREPTPPPSDGPVVGTCETLEKRYLRLTAPPVPSVVRPERVLRQTLELLKRKWKKEQNYSYICDQFKSMRQDLTVQRIKNEFTVEVYEIHARIALEKGDLGEYNQCQTQLKALYKMGIKGKSIEFKAYRILYFIHTANRTALNDVLADLTAAEKEEEAIKHALDVRSALALGNYHRFFRLYNDTPNMGAYLMDMFVGRERLAALCNICKAYKPDVPLRFVTEELYFESDADAAQFILDYQGQDLLEDREGTVMFLTGKAKELFEGPRKAAFSRVDIKGQI